From Calliphora vicina chromosome 3, idCalVici1.1, whole genome shotgun sequence:
CCTCCGCATTCATCTCTCTTTTGTCTTGTCTGTCACTACTACTCTACAATACGGTAATATCACGTATTTTGCGGCACAAAAACACCACCACCTCTTTAAGAACTTTTCgttaaactaaagaaaaatggGCAGCAAAACAAAGACGAAAAAACATTATGAGCAGCTAAACAATAGAGTTGCCTAACCTAAACATAAGATTGGGGGGGTTTGGAGATATCCAACGAGGAATggtaataaatcaataaattaagaacatattaaagattttcgaaaaaaacttaactacaaaattataaagaatAATACATATGACAAAAGGAAATTACTGAATAAGTGAAATATAAGCGTGACTATCACGGATaaattgatgtatcaatcatgtatttaagttatttggggtcttcgCAAAGcaaattttgagtaattttttttgtttgagtttttttctagattCCGCTCTATTTCTATTTCTCTAtggacctaactcagttgtcaaaaccTAAAACTAGGTGAAAACAGAACATAGTGTGattattttttactaatacatactcaccagttttttgacaactgagttcgATCTTTGACAGGAGACTTTCCGATCTATGTGATTTCTCTATGGCAATAACTGCctagatttttgtaaaatgcTGGAGCTCTTTTCCATTccttcataaataattttaattccaACCACTTAAATATTATACACATTTCcccacaaaaacaaaacaaacacaattccATAAATTGGCAACCTTATATTGCCAaacattgttttcttttttaagaaatttccaaaaatagttCAATGAAAGAGAAATGGCCAGCTGGTACATTGCATTAACATACCAATAATAAGCGACATGTAAAGTTAACAGTGACAGGTGTTAAATGTTAGTGAATCCTTAAATGCTAATGTTAAGTGAAGATAATGATGAAGTACATTGCATTAGTGGGTTATAAATGGGTTATATATTCCACGTTTTAGCCACGCCTCTATTACTAACACACTAgtatttaatttgcaaatttcTATATATTATTAGTAATGATCAATTTGAttagtaaaacaaaacaaacacaaaatgcaattttgaatggaacacacaaaaaaaatataaatttaacctTAAGTAATTGTTGTATTTGCAAACCCAGTTTATCCAAATCTAAGGGACAACACGTGCTAACAGCAGAGGCAGTGGTTGCAGACGTGGTCTtaccattttttatattaaaaaagccCTTTAAATAACATAGAATTTTAGAAAGAAAATCACAccgatttattaaaataaacgaaaattttGTCTACGCTATATGTATGACGAAATACTCACATTGAAATTATTTCTGGCGGCAGCAGCCCCCGAGACGCTGTCTACGGTATTTGCagataaattcatatttttcatttcatacaTACACTTGGGTACATTAATATCAAATTGTGGCAATAGGGTTTTtaattcatacatttttaagcacttttatttgtttaatttataattttctaattattttgcaCAATTTTTCACGAGCGCACACAAATTTGCCACCGACACGAATTAAAACTATATACTTTCtgatttatacaaggtggcgacTGTCTGCCAATATGTTTGATTTTTTCAGAGACATTTGAGCTGTCAAATTATGCATATTTTATAGTTGCTTTTGGATTTGTTGTGATTTTTGctacaacaaacacaagtgacTTTGACAGTTcgattaataaaacaataatgaaCTGTGTTATcgacacgtttataaattcgccttgttacCAATTCTTCTTGAAAACATATCGAtaataaaatgttctaaaaaatgtccaagaaaaagttaaattttgttcaatttaacTTGCTGGAGCCGGTGCAGACTGCGAAATCTAATAAAAACACAGTTGGTTTGAAAATTCTATAAGAAATGTCGATGGCATTCACTTGAAACTGATAGCttcataaaacaaaacaatgctgtcaatctattttttttgttaaaaaatctgtTGAAATGACAACAGCTTCAAgagaaattgagattttttcattttcctCTACAGTTCTTCATTCGTCAACAGAGAATTGTCAAAGTAGTTGCGTATAAATAACGTGGTATctgaaattgttaatatttcctagtttttctattaaaattttgttttaataagttttaattATGAGTGATGATGAGGATCAAGTTAATGTCAAGTCCCACAAGCAACTGCTGCAGGCTATCAGCAGTTTGGGCAAAACCCAACACATAAAAAAGTCAACACGTGATGAACCCAAATTGCATCAAGACGAATTTCAATTGGTCAAAGGAGCCGTTGTAACGAAAAAATCATCTCATCCGGTGGGAGTAAATGATATTGTGAATGTGTTAAAAGGCACCAAGAAACATTTAAATGCtggtaaacaattgaaaaatgtagTGACCACCAAAAAGGTATTGGAAAGACCTTTAGAGAAACCAGCAGCCGAGAGAATAAAACGTACCATTGgctatgaaaatgttaaaaagaagTTGGCCAAATGGGATGCTGTTGTGACCAAAAATAGATCTTCTGAAACCCAGGTAAATAGAGAATTATAGATAATTTAATCaaatgataaacattttttatttgttttaaggtCTTTCCTTTGAAAGGCGAAAGAATTTATGTTAATACTTCCCTTTACCGCAAACCTTTGGAGCAATCTGTTAAGAGTGACTTAATGATGCAAATGGAGGAATTGGAGAACAAATATGCCAAATTGAAACGTGAACAAATGGGCGATACCGATGATCCCAAAGAATTGGAAAAACGTGAGCAGGAACtgatgaaaaagaaaataaccaAGGAGGAGCTTATGGCCAAACGTAAAGagttggcctatttgaaaatacgCGAATCCCAAAAATCAGCCAAGGCACGTTTGCAAAACAAGATCaaatcgaaaaagtaccataaattgATGAAGCGCCAAAAAATGCAAgaacaaattaaacaatttgaatTGTTGCAAAAGACAAATCCCGAGGCTGCATTGGAAAAATTGAATGCTTTGGAAAAATCCAGGGTATTGGAAAGAGCAAATTTGAGACATAAGAATACTGGTACATGGGCCAAGAATTTGCAAGTTAGAGCAAAATACGATAAAGATGTGCGTAAAGATTTATCAGAACAGTTGCAAATCAGTCGACAATTGACACAAAAAGCCGCTGAAGAATCGGACAATGAAAATGCTGAAAATAAGGAAATGGACAACACAATGAATTCTGCCACGGCAGCAGATGATGAAGAAATGGATTATGATCCTTTTAATCCCTGGACCAAAGTGGGAAAGAATTCTAATAAGGCAGCAACAGCAGAACAAGAAGATAAAGCCAATTGGCGTAAATATTGGCTAGAACGTAATgacaatgaaaaaattatggAGGAATATAAAAAACTATTGCAGGATGAGGAACAGAGCGGTGACGAAAACGAAACAGCTGATGAAAATACAGAACAGACAACTGAAGTTAAAACCGAGGAAACCAACACAAAAGCTGCcaaaactaagaaaaataagaataaaatttcaaagaaaaatactaaaattgaaAATGGTTGGGTGGTAGAGGAAATTGATCCAGCTACCAATAAATCCATAGACGATATTTTTGATGCTCAAGAAGATAAAATCAAAGAGACTCTAAGcaaaaaattggatattataAACAGTAAAGCTAAAGAGTTAAAGACaaataagaaacaaacaaaacgtTTGGGCAAATCTGTAGATAATTTAAAGAATCTTAA
This genomic window contains:
- the LOC135953363 gene encoding U3 small nucleolar RNA-associated protein 14 homolog C gives rise to the protein MSDDEDQVNVKSHKQLLQAISSLGKTQHIKKSTRDEPKLHQDEFQLVKGAVVTKKSSHPVGVNDIVNVLKGTKKHLNAGKQLKNVVTTKKVLERPLEKPAAERIKRTIGYENVKKKLAKWDAVVTKNRSSETQVFPLKGERIYVNTSLYRKPLEQSVKSDLMMQMEELENKYAKLKREQMGDTDDPKELEKREQELMKKKITKEELMAKRKELAYLKIRESQKSAKARLQNKIKSKKYHKLMKRQKMQEQIKQFELLQKTNPEAALEKLNALEKSRVLERANLRHKNTGTWAKNLQVRAKYDKDVRKDLSEQLQISRQLTQKAAEESDNENAENKEMDNTMNSATAADDEEMDYDPFNPWTKVGKNSNKAATAEQEDKANWRKYWLERNDNEKIMEEYKKLLQDEEQSGDENETADENTEQTTEVKTEETNTKAAKTKKNKNKISKKNTKIENGWVVEEIDPATNKSIDDIFDAQEDKIKETLSKKLDIINSKAKELKTNKKQTKRLGKSVDNLKNLNDLSFKNEVKKPIIDEELTNELDEKQGNELDINKTLEKVKNLNEQLDKEENVSTKLSDTIDPTKLAAVKLKQHKGGYDTINEALDDVDMDEEDALDANAEQQMTIAQAFEDDDIVADFGQDKTKESEVKDAEIQLAMPGWGSWAGAGISKEQMEKRNKRLLLKLAPKEKRRDDNKDGVYINEEASKQLRNHLVSDIPFPFTSLKDYEASIRAPLGRNFVTETAFRLMTRPEVITQKGKIIEPMDESELLKPQRRLRNPVDKRIAKMSAPITKT